AATTGAAATACGCAGATTTTAACCACATTTAATTTTCTTTAGCCAATGCTATTAAATATACAAGTAACGTCATGCATCTTGTCAGTGTCGTACAATGAACAGTCAGTGGGTGTGTGTATCATTTTAACATATAACGATCCATCACATTGAAGTTCATAGCATCGTCTTTCTCTATAAAGTTTCCCTCGAAAAAAAGACAATCACCAAGACCAGAAACAAAAACAACGTTCATATTTGCAGTGTGCAAGTGGGTTTCTATCTTGCAGTAAACTATGCACAAGGCAACGTGCAAaacttaaaaaagaaaatgaaaaaaaaattaagaaagatatgtttcaataaaataaatccagTAGGAACTCAGTCCAATGAGTATATCTTTATCTAcattgttaattaataattaattgacGACAACAACTTGACTTTGATTTGCACTGACTCTCACACCTATCAAGCACGTTATAATGTGATAAAAATGGTCACACTATTTAATCAAGTTACCCAAAACggcatatgaaaaataataatacaacAAATATTTCAACATCGTCGTTAGAGAAATGAAATGTAGAGCTATTCCATTTTCCAATTTAACAAAACTAAGAGATGCGATGATGAATGAATAGATCAATGAACCCAAAGACACTTTCTTTTTCTAAACTAGTTAGTGATTGTTGACTAGATACAACAAAAGGAATACTATAAAagtttctttaaaaaaaaaaaaaagcaacagGACAAACATGAAACATGAGTAGTGCGTGCTTGACTGCTTGcgcattcaattttttttccgTTTCCCATGCAGAATGCATTTTCACCTCCGATTCATTTATCATGTTCACGTTTCACCACAGAAAAATTAATGAGTGAAAAAAAAGAATCACTTCTATAATATTCTTCCACCAAAATGCCATATAAATCCAGCATCAACAGCAATTCAGCACCAGGCACGGTGCTCAGtataaaataaatcatttttcaGTTGCTGGTCCAAAAATCACACACCTCGAGATTCTGCCACGTGGCAGATCTAATCCACGTGTACACGCTCCTCGCTTTAGCTTTAAAACGTTCAAGACCTTCTTCTTATGCAACAGTACATTGATGCTCCACTAAACCAAACGCCGAAAGATTACCACTAACTTTTTAACGGTAACCAACACAATTATTATCGCTCACTCTCTCTGTCTCTGAAAATTCTTCATCAATGGCGGAAAATTCCGGCAGGAAGCTTATCGTGGAGGTTTGCAGCGCCAAGAATTTGATGCCGAAAGATGGCCAAGGAACCGCAAGTGCTTATGCCGTTGTGGATTTCGATGGCCAGAGAAGAAGAACGACTACCAAATCCAGAGATCTCAACCCTCAATGGGACGAGAAGCTCGAGTTTATTGTTCATGATAAAGATTCAATGGCTTCAGAGACGTTAGAGGTCAATCTCTATAACGATAAGAAGCTGGGGAAGCGAAGCACTTTTCTCGGAAAAGTGAAAATCTCAGGAAGCAGTGTTGTGAAGTCTGGTACAGAAGAGATTGTGTACTATCCGTTGGAGAAGAGAAGCGTGTTCTCTCAGATCAAaggagagttaggactcaaaGTCTCTTACGTTGACGATGATCCACCGCCGCCGCCGTCAGCGGAGGCCGATGGCGAGCTGAAGGCAGAGACCGCACCTCCGCCTGCGGCGGAGAGcgcaaaagaagaagaggagaaagaagaaaaatcaGAAGAGAATAAGCAGGacgaggagaagaaggaagaagaacaaagcaaACCTCCTGAAGAAGAACAGGAAAAGGCGAAAGCTCCACCGGATAATCCAAAGCCAAAGGAGGAGGCTCCGGCAGAGGCGGCACCACCACAACCGGAGGCAGAAGTGCAGAATCTGGCAAAACCACAAAAGGAGAAGCTTATTGAGATAATAAAGCGAGCTGAGAATAATCATCTGAGCGTGAACGATCACGAACTACGGTCTTTGAGCAGCGATCGTAGTCGCAGCACTTACGATCTTGTGGATCGCATTCCATTCCTCTACGTTCGCGTGGTGAAGGCAAAGCGAGCAAACAGCAGTGAAAGCGGTTCAAAGGTTTATGCGAAGCTCGTGATCGGAACACACAGTGTGAAGACCAAGAGTGAAAGTGAAGACAAAGACTGGGATCAGGTTTTTGCTTTTGATAAAGAAGGACTCAATTCCACGTCGTTGGAGGTTTCAGTGTGGTGCGaggaaaagaaagaaggtgAAGAGATCACCGAGAATTCACTCGGAACGGTGTCGTTTGATTTGCAAGAAGTGCCTAAGCGTGTGCCGCCGGACAGTCCTTTGGCTCCCCAATGGTACACTCTGGAATCTGATACGTCGCCAGGAAATGACGTCATGCTGGCCGTGTGGATCGGGACGCAGGCTGACGAAGCGTTTCAAGAGGCGTGGCAGTCTGATTCCGGCGGTTTAATACCGGAGACTAGAGCTAAAGTGTATCTTTCCCCAAAGCTTTGGTATCTGAGAGTAACGGTCATCCAGACGCAGGACTTGCAGCTAGGTTCGGGATCCGAGCCTAAGCTTAGGAGTCCAGAGCTTTACGTAGTGAAGGGTCAACTCGGCGCACAGGTTTTCAAGACTGGAAGAACATCGGCTGGCGGCTCAGCAGCGTCAAGCTCGGCTAACCCAACATGGAATGAAGACCTTGTATTTGTTGCAGCTGAGCCGTTTGAGCCTTTCTTGGTTTTAACGGTGGAGGACGTGTCAAACTCCCAAACCGTTGGCCAAGCCAAAATCCACGTGTCATCAATCGAACGGCGGACAGATGTTGGAGCGGAGCCAAAGTCAAGATGGTTCAATTTATCTAGTGATGACGAGTCCCGTCCCTACACGGGAAGGATTCACGTTCGGGTGTGCCTGGAAGGAGGCTATCACGTGATCGACGAAGCAACTCACGTGACTAGCGACGCTCGTGCATCGGCCAAACAACTATGCAAGGCTCCAATTGGTTTGCTTGAGGTGGGAATTCGCGGCGCCACTAACCTCCTCCCCGTGAAGACCAAGGACGGAACACGTGGCACTACCGATGCTTTCGCGGTGGCCAAATATGGACCCAAGTGGATCCGAACCCGAACCATCATTGACCGGTTTAACCCGCGATGGAATGAACAATACACATGGGATGTTTATGACCCTTGCACAGTCCTCACAATTGGTGTGTTCGATAACGGAAGGTACAAGCGTTCTGAAGAGGGGAAGCTGAATAAAGATGTTAGGTTGGGGAAAATTCGCGTGCGTTTGTCCACGTTGGATACCAACCGGGTTTACGTTCATTCCTACTCTCTAACCGTTTTGCTGCCAAGTGGAGCCAAGAAGATGGGAGAGATAGAAATTGCAGTTAGATTTTCATGCTCGTCGTGGTTGAGTTTAATGCAGGCCTACACAAGCCCAATTCTTCCAAGAATGCATTATGTGAAACCATTCGGCCCAGCCCAACAAGATATTCTACGTCACATGGCTATGAGGATCGTGACGGCTCGACTGGCCCGGTCTGAACCGCCCTTGGGTCATGAGGTGGTTCAGTTCATGTTAGATTCAGACACTCACGTGTGGAGCATGAGACGAAGCAAGGCGAATTGGTTCAGGGTGATTAGTTGCATCTCACGCGCCGCGTCTCTGGCGCGTTGGTTTGACGGGATCCGAAGGTGGGTGCATCCTCCCACTACTATTCTAATGCACGTGCTTCTTTTGGCAATAGTCTTCTGCCCTTCTCTCGTTCTACCCACTGCATTCATGtattgcttcttgattcttCTGTTGAGATTCCGTTACCGGCAGAGGGTCCCACAGAGCATGGATCCGAGGGTTTCGTGTGTGGACATGGTGAGTTTGGACGAGCTGGATGAGGAGTTTGACGGGTTTCCGACGACGAGGTCCCCGGAGGTGGTGCGGATCAGGTACGATAGGGTGCGGGCGCTTGCGGGGAGGGCGCAGACTTTGCTTGGTGACGTGGCAGCTCAGGGAGAGCGATTGGAAGCTCTGTTCAGTTGGCGGGACCCAAGGGCGACGGCGATGTTTGCCGTTTTGTGCTTCGTGTTGTCGTTGGTGTTCTACGTGGTGCCGTTTAAAGGTTTTGTTTTGGGAGCTGGTTTCTATTACTTTCGCCATCCAAGGTTTCGTGATGACATGCCTTCCGTTTCTGCCAACTTTTATAGAAGACTTCCTTCTCTTTCTGATCAGATTATCTGATATATAGtggtattttatttattaattggTTTATTTATTTGAAAACAGCATGAAATATCAATATATCATAGTGTATTAGCACTGatattgaattattgataaatataaatatagatTTGAGCTGAAGTGTAGGaccattcttttcttttcttatgtTTTTTATCTTCGTTTTATGTTTAGGGTTAATTAATCGCTATGGTAGACTCATATATTCTTCATTTGTTTATTTATGGATTCAATAAGTTCAAGGAATCTTGTTTTAAGGACTAACGAatcttttttctttcctttttggtCGGAAAACGAGGCTTAAAgtggttgattttttttttcggaCGTGTAAAGTGGTTGATTATGCACTAAAAAAGTGGGCTTAGCTTCTTGAAATACGACGCAATCAGAGGGAATAAGACAACCACCCCCAATTTTGCACTGGTTATGTAGAGATGATAAAAGGGACCAATGTGAATTGTGAACAATTAATATTGTATATCTATTACACAAACAAAAGGTgctcacaaaataaaaaaaatgttgcATATAAATTCTTTTGACGtaaattttatttagaaaagaaaaaagatacaCGTCTTGACTTGACAaatcaattttactttttttatgtgtaatactaaataaatataaaataaaaaaattgagctcaacatttttctttcaaaaatttatttatacacTAAAGTCTGTCacaaaaatcaattattatatatctgtatataaatatatattatttaatttatttttaatatatattttatattttaatacatgtaatattatatattttatattttaataaatattttatattaataattaattttaatagttaattttaatatacatctaacattgttgttgttaattttttttatggcAAATCCAAAActataaatgaaataaaaaaaaaagaaaggctTCAGGCCTATTTAGTTTGAAGCCCAATATTGCTTAATAATTGCTATGTCTACTTCTATgtctactttctctttcttgtcttcgttctttatttttctcattcGAATATATGTCCATCACCGAccaaaaaaaagaatatatgTCCATGTATCGCCGAATCATTATCATCTTTACCAAACTAAggataaatttatatatatttttctaaaaagaTCATTTTTGCTATTTATGATGTGCTTATAAAAACAGTTTGAAATAGTTTGGAGTGACTGAATTGAagagaaaatgataaaaattaaagaaattgtGATCTGGTGATTCCTTAACTAAGTAGTGAAGGTATGATGTGAGGGAATTACTCGGCTGATTATTGGTGATCAcccttcaaatttcaaattgaGTGAAGTAACAGCAACGTAACAATTATCACTACGCAACTTAGTATTATCAGTGAGATTGactcaaattaatttaattttgccATTTAGTTAACTCATTCAtccatttaaataaatattaaaaatttaaattttattttatacatacAATAATTTTTTGATCAACATTAAATCTTTAAATAAAGCTCTGTTTAATCCTTGATGTGTCGCATTAAAAAAGGTGAGATTGACTCAATTAACCCAATAAAAATTCTACaaaatgattttgattttgtgtTGACGAATTTAAATGGATCTTCTAGTCGTAGGCTTGTAGCTCAATCTTTACAGAACCTTAAATACAAACTTTTATTACATAAATGTTTGtttcaaaaatagaaaagtataataaaataaaaatttgatcaCTTGGAAGAATAAATAATGGATGAGTTATTAGGTTAGTACATGatatgttattgatgatttcaTTTGATTACTTCGTATAACGTGTtatataaattagtttttacataattattttagtaaatttattttataatatcgTAGGGATATTCATGGATTGGATCCAATACGCATATCTGCGATATTTATCTAAATTCGATCAAAAAAATTGCGGATATGGATCCGATCTACATAGTAATTGGATCAGATTGCAGATTTTGTATAGGTATTCGCATATTCTTGTATccgcaaaaataaagaaataaataagtatattatttttatattttatttcaactaataataatcatatatgttgtattattttaatttattatttaaaaaaatatgtttaatattactttaagagtaaacatatttaaaaggatataaaaaataaattttattgatttttttaacaaaaataagcttttaaaaatatttttgcattTTACGGATAATGTGCGGATCAGATCCAACCAAGTTTAAAAACAGCAGATATTGGATCCGACCCGATCCAATTATTTTAGTGCAGATAGGATCGAAAATTTGGTCATATCCGATCTACGTTCACCCCTTAAAAGGATCATCCAATTTTTTCTTTCCCAATTATTAATGCTTCTAATTAATCCATTTAAGTGTCTTTGTAGATGTCTTTGGCTATTGAGAGTAGCTACCACTCATTGAGAATCATATTTCACTATTAATCTCTTTATTCTCATAGTCCAAGTTAGATTGAGCCCCTTTTCAATCCCCCTTTTCAAGGCGGCGCATGCATCTGTAGTCCGAATTTCACCACGGGCCAGGAGTTGGAGATGGTTCTTGAGAATCACATCGTTCATACTGATATGGCGGTAGGAGAGAATGTGATTTTCACTCCAAACGAGTCCATCGAAATCCTTTTCATAAATACTCCTTTCCTCGATAGTCTTTTGTCTTTTTGGAGGAAATTCAGAGGAAGAAGGGAGAGGACGGGCCATGGCACTGTCTAAAGGAGAGTTAGGATGAATTAGACGAGTTGTCGGGACGGATATAATCTTTTTTGAAACTAAGGCACCCGAGTCCGACTTTAAATGGGAAGGTCGGGTGGAAGTGTCACCAGCTTTCTTTGACTGTATATCCCGAACCACAGCGTTCTTCCTGGTCGCCCGCAGTGTCTTCATAGCAGCAGATTTATGAGTCATTCTTTCTGCAAAGTAAAAGTAAAGACTTATTAGTCGTCAACATAAACTCACAACCAAAATTTATAAGTAAAAGGTAAGAAAGCTACTGTAATGTcccaaacttttttttttatgattgcCCTACCctctaattttatcaaaattcaTAAACTAGCCTTATCCCTCTCTTTCCAACCTTAACCCTAATCCAAAAATCCCTAATGCTACAACACATACACCCACAAATaggagaaagaaagagagaagggGGGAGAACAGAAATCAAAAGGGAAGCgattgaagaagaaaggaagaagaaagggaaaagaggaaagagacgACGCCGGTGGGGGAGGGCGCTGCTGTTGCCATAGCAGAGGAAAGAAGAGGCGCACGAGAGAGATGAGAGTGAGATCGCAGACCTTCcatggagaaagagaaaagtgCGCGACGGAAAAGAAGAAGGGAGTCATGTCATCGTTGCGGTGTCCGTCGCTGCCGTTGCCGTTGATCGAGACAGTCGTCGTCCCGGTTGAGGTCATCGTCATCGCCAAACAGGGCAGAAAAGGAAGGCGCGaacgagaaagagaaagggGAGCTCTGCTGGAGCTCGTCGCCAAAATGCTACTGCCTTCCAACACCGCGACGTAGACCCGGCCTTCTGTCCTTCCATTATCATTGCGGTTGTCTCCGTTGCAGGTGGAAAAGGTCACTGGAGAAGGAATTGTCCTGCTCTGCTCCTACTTTTAGTTTTTCATTGGTTGTCGGAGTCTCTAGGGCCATGAATGTTGCCGCCGAAGTCGTTGGAATTGTTGCTGCCAAGAACCACCACTGCTATACCTTTACATTGAAGTGGTAGTGATGTTGCTGCTGTTGCCGAGATTACATCCGTGACGTAGTCGTTACTGCTATTTGAATTGAAGTTGCTGCCACTGACTCGGTCCAAATTCTGCGTCCTTTTGTTCCATTTTATTCCAACCTTTCTCACATTTTAATTCGGCATTCTGGGTTTGGTCTCTTCGGTCCCTTAGAACCAAATTGTGGGTAGACTTTACAGTCATAATTGtttgattatgtatttataattattttggaCATATATGTATTATGATATTTGAATTATACTCACTATATTTATCTTGAAcgatttaaaattgattaaaataattgatttattataattgaataatttGTTTTTATGAAGTTTATACTTTTGGAACTATCCATgagactatatatatattttttatgaaattttgcattattccaaaatatttgattttacttgaataTTTGTTTTTGAAGTATTGAAGTATTTGTTGGTACTCACTTACTTCAAAGATGGTGAAATATGCTTGAAATTTCTTATGATTGAAAAAGTATGATTGGAAAAGATTTTTTATGAgaaaatattatttgatttgatttgattcgaTTCGATACCTTATATGTTTAAAAGATCAAAGATTTGTTGTAttgaaattatatgttttgaatcGTATTTAGAAAACCGTAGTTAATGGCAGTTATGACGTTAACCTAGATGCATCTGGCTCAGACCTCAATTAGCAGGGGCGCTGCTAGCTTAACGTGTAGGCCACACGTTGGATCTGTTATTCCGTACGGACACACAAGAGGAAAGGGCTACCCTTAGAGGTGGAGCCGCCCAAGTGTGGACTTTTGATTTAATTTCTGTAGGAGAACTCCCTTATTGATTCACTTATTATTATCAACTACtcttttctaattaaaattacttTGATAATAATGTTTATATGGTCTCATGTGGATTATAGATGTATTGTCTAGTCATTGAGTTGCAAAACTCAtcccttttttaaaaaatatttttcaggaACAAATACTTGACTATGTAAGACTTTCTAATCAAGAGCCACGATCTGCAATGAGTATCTATTTTTGTCGAGTTCCTAGATGTATATGCTCCATATATCACAGGCAGGATTCAACCGTTCttaattattctaattttgttaaaaatgtataattatttattttagaacttGTAAAATATTTGTAACTTTTTATTCAACTTATATCTGAGTTGGTTAGGCTTGCTAGGGGACTATTTTTCTAAGTGCCGGTCATGACTCATTTTGGACTGTAACAGCTATCTAGCTCGGACTGAAGTTGACTGGGATTCTCTAAGAATTTTTGGGTGTCCAAATAAGGAGTTCGGTCCCAGTACTCTTGAAATAAGCCAACTACACTCTTCTCAAGGTCATCTAAGTCATTTACATTGCATTTGGCTATCACGGGTTTCTCTTTCTAATATAATGAAAAACAGGGTTTATCATTCTCATCTAAGAAGAAAGGTCTCGACAGCTCGTATTTTGaagaagtaatttttgaaattatgaaaatactcctcaaaaatgaaaaaaaaaattctcccCTGGACAGCTCAAAATGACACCCAACCTAGTTTTTTAGAAGAACTAAAAGATTTGATCATAACAAAGAGATAAAAGAACACTCTAAAAGAAGGCCGGATATCTAGTTCCTAACAAAGGAGCTGGTATATCTTCAGAAATGCTCAAGAGTTAGGGTGTAATTGGGTAGGTGCAACATTGTAAGTCCAGAGGACATTGATCTCACGGTCGAAAAATGGAAGTCTAATATATGgtttaatgaaaaaataatcataggcataaaagaaaGAGCGCTCCGACTTCTCTAGTGGGGAAAAACACACCCTCTCCTCGGGATCAGCTATCACTATCTCGTAGTTTCGCTCATCTTTTCGGTTCTCACACAACCTATAGTGTCTACAAAAAGTCTCGGTATACTATCTATTAATCACAGGAACAGGAGTAAAGACAGAAGTATCTACCCAAGTTAAAAGAGAAGAGGAAATTTTTTTTGACATATCATGAATAACAGATCAAGACATAAAGCTATACCtacaaatacaataaataaagaagccGTCACAAAACAAACTCGGACACCAAGCAAAGGAAGTCGTATTTTCATAGGATAACGTTAAAAACacgattttaaataattttttcacaAACGAATTCAACAATTAGGAAATGGTGTCACTTTTGAGCAAACAAACATGACACCATTTAGGGGTAACACAATCAAATTCCATAGCAACAATCTCAGACAATAGACAAGTTGAAAAAATGTTTACGTTTTTAAGAACAAACAAGCCGTGGCAgttaaagaaaatacaaaaactccACCTCCAACAAATATCTCCAATTATCATATCATCCAAAAGAAGATATAAAAACCCAAAATAACTGAAAAGAGAGTAAAAGCACCAACCTTGATGAAGCACAAAAATAAaagggcacaaaatctcgaacgtTCCTCTTCGAAGCacacagaaatcttcaaaagaTTTTAAATGGAGATATCTTGAACTAGAACATTGTTATGaagtaagaaaaggaaaagaagagcGAAGGGTCTTCGTTAAAGAAAACGAAAGCAAAGAGAGCATTTTCGAAAAgggaaaagagaaaagaggaaaGACGCGAAGCCTTTACAATAAACAAAGGgcaaaaaagatattttacaCCCCTCTATAAAGGCACACACGGATTTTCAGAAAATTGCCGCGTAACATTAGCCATTTTATTAAAGTGGCAATGTTTCAAATTTTGAAACACGTCGAATACCCGACCTGTTGAATGTGGCATATCCCACAAGGAAGACTAGAGCCACAAATATTTGGGCCCGACCTCATAAAAGTTCGGATTCAaataggggcactgttcatactcTGACCCAAATATAGCCAGGCCCAGTAAGGACAAAGACCCCTCAAGGGTGCCTTCTTCCATTCACCAGACCTCCTAAGAGGTCGGACGCAACAAGGGGGTTCAATTCCGCTTATCCAAATAAGTAACTGTCTTTCTGAATTTTTTCTACTATCTCTATTTTCACTCAAAAATATATCTCAACAAACTCCCGAGATAAAGGGAATGGTTACCAGCCTACAAAGGTAGAACTACTTTAAAAAGGTGGTTATCgactctactataaatacactgacataTTTCAAGTATATTCACGTCCCAATCTATTATA
This sequence is a window from Arachis stenosperma cultivar V10309 chromosome 10, arast.V10309.gnm1.PFL2, whole genome shotgun sequence. Protein-coding genes within it:
- the LOC130954526 gene encoding multiple C2 domain and transmembrane region protein 14, with translation MAENSGRKLIVEVCSAKNLMPKDGQGTASAYAVVDFDGQRRRTTTKSRDLNPQWDEKLEFIVHDKDSMASETLEVNLYNDKKLGKRSTFLGKVKISGSSVVKSGTEEIVYYPLEKRSVFSQIKGELGLKVSYVDDDPPPPPSAEADGELKAETAPPPAAESAKEEEEKEEKSEENKQDEEKKEEEQSKPPEEEQEKAKAPPDNPKPKEEAPAEAAPPQPEAEVQNLAKPQKEKLIEIIKRAENNHLSVNDHELRSLSSDRSRSTYDLVDRIPFLYVRVVKAKRANSSESGSKVYAKLVIGTHSVKTKSESEDKDWDQVFAFDKEGLNSTSLEVSVWCEEKKEGEEITENSLGTVSFDLQEVPKRVPPDSPLAPQWYTLESDTSPGNDVMLAVWIGTQADEAFQEAWQSDSGGLIPETRAKVYLSPKLWYLRVTVIQTQDLQLGSGSEPKLRSPELYVVKGQLGAQVFKTGRTSAGGSAASSSANPTWNEDLVFVAAEPFEPFLVLTVEDVSNSQTVGQAKIHVSSIERRTDVGAEPKSRWFNLSSDDESRPYTGRIHVRVCLEGGYHVIDEATHVTSDARASAKQLCKAPIGLLEVGIRGATNLLPVKTKDGTRGTTDAFAVAKYGPKWIRTRTIIDRFNPRWNEQYTWDVYDPCTVLTIGVFDNGRYKRSEEGKLNKDVRLGKIRVRLSTLDTNRVYVHSYSLTVLLPSGAKKMGEIEIAVRFSCSSWLSLMQAYTSPILPRMHYVKPFGPAQQDILRHMAMRIVTARLARSEPPLGHEVVQFMLDSDTHVWSMRRSKANWFRVISCISRAASLARWFDGIRRWVHPPTTILMHVLLLAIVFCPSLVLPTAFMYCFLILLLRFRYRQRVPQSMDPRVSCVDMVSLDELDEEFDGFPTTRSPEVVRIRYDRVRALAGRAQTLLGDVAAQGERLEALFSWRDPRATAMFAVLCFVLSLVFYVVPFKGFVLGAGFYYFRHPRFRDDMPSVSANFYRRLPSLSDQII